ACTAATCTGACGGCCACCAGATTAGTTTAACGGAAAGATGAAAGGGGGGAAAACAGAGCAGACAGAGCacgaggatgaggagaggatggaAGATGAGAGGacgggagaggagaggagaggagaggagaggagaggagaggagaggagaggagaggagaggagaggagagaactgtgtgtgtactgagtcactacactcCTGACGGCTTTGTCACAGCCCAAGTTTAACGCTGAAATCTGGGGCAGCTGCAGGAGTACAAACACTTGTGTGTGACTCCAAACCCGTGTGAACATATAGAAGAAGTAGCACGCCACGATGTGTATGTGTCAAGTGTCATGTGTGCCAGTCTTTGGCTGTCACTCTGCATTaatcacatgtgtgtgtgtgtgtgcttgtgtgtacgGGTGGGAATGACAGATAAACTCAATACGGTAAAATCACAATATTCTTCCCACGATAATATATCACAACAAAGATGACTCtacgatacacgatatataacagtatatatcgcgtgtgtgtgtgtgtacctgtacGAAGCTGAACTCTCTCCAGTTGATGGTGTTGGACACTGAAGGCAGCGAGGCGACGGCCAGCAGAGAGAGCAGCCCGAGGGCCATGATGCCTACAGAGACGTACAGCTCCATCCTCCACACGTCCTCGTCAATCCACACGTCCTCCGACCCCTCCTTAAACTGGACAACACATGAGAGGCTGCGGTCAGTTTACGGTCAACAGACTGTCACTTCCCAGGATTACATTCAGGAACTTTTGCAACATTATGTCTGGCTGatgtacaaaaacacagatgaaagcacaacaaaaacacactgatttaaTACCTACATTTTTTACTGATGTGCAAAACACAAAGTGCAGTTTTCATGGTGACACTTTAATGATGGATGGAATATGGattgttgtttgttgtggtATTTTGTATTTACTTATGTATTGAGCTGATgcattgaatgtgttttttatgtttgcaCTGCACTGGAGCACCTCTCCAAATCTGGTTGTAAAGTgatgtataatgacaataaaggctttctattctattatattgTATGTACACATAATTATGTTTCAGTCATTTGCAACTAAATCCACACAGCATTCTTTTAGGAAGTTACAGACTAGGAAGGCACTGTTATATGGACATCATACCTTGAACTTCATATCATGCTGTCATTCAAAGTGAATTATCTCCCTAGGCTAAGGCATTGTAAGGAGAAGTGTCACCGCATGCCTTCACAGGGTTTCTAACTGTATTTCAGGTTGTTGTGCTTACATTTTGATTGCTGGTAGTTAGTTTGGCATTTGACATATCAAAGCCAGAAAGGGGGAACAAGGTGTGAACATTTGTCAATATTAAAGCCCGACCGATACATCTGTCAACACATATTATTGGCTGATATTAGCCTATTgcagatatatcggtatcagtGTTTATGCTGTCCAGTATTTGcagatatttttgttttcaagctataaaagctgcattttatgtatattcaAGTTTAAAAAGCCATTACATATCTCTGTCAAAAGTATTTGGTAACCacatttgaagaaaaataaagtgtgttATGTGTATATCCTGTATGAATAAGACAATCGGCCGATATATCGATATCTGAATTTTTTGAATttccctaatatcagtatcggcATCAGCCCAAAAAAGGATCTGATCAATATCAGGCTCAAGTGTGTCAGGCTTGTATATCTCAGTATGTTCCAGTGCAGACTCAGCACATATAGAACTGAAAAGTCTCAGTAGAAAAGATttgttcattcttttttttttgcttgcacCATGAAGACGAGATGAGATAAGGAGAAAGTCAGATCCTAACTGACATGATTCCTTGATGCTTAAACTTGGGCTTCACAGACTGATGCATTATATCATTCATGTGCTGAGACCCCTATACTGCTTCTCTTCTCACCTTTTTCAAAGCCTCGCTGATCAGTTTGTAGCGGGCAGACTTCCTCATGGGCAGACACAGGCTGTAGATGGCGTGTAGAGCCGCACACAGGAAGCTGCACAGCCCGAACTGCTTCCTCCTGGTGAGCCAGCGGTCCAGCCAGGCGGGGAAGCGGTTGTACTTGGTGCCCCACCACAGCTGGAGGAAAGCGGCACACAAGCCGGGCAGGTAGACCAGCGCCAACATCACCAAGGCGACGGAGGGAAAGGTGACATTCACGGTGTCAATGGGCATTTTGTAGAAATTGCTTTTCCCCGTTGTGACGTAGGGGTGCAGGACGTCGTGGACGAAGTTATACAAGTAGAAGAAGATGAACAGGGACAGGGTGCACAGGACGGGGATGCGCCAAGAGGGAAATAGATAGAGGGGGAGGTTTTCGATCtccagagaagaggagaggaggcccATATCGACGGGGATGAAGCCCATTCTGCGACAGATCTGCATGACCGATTTCTTGGCTTTACTGCTGTCACTGCACAAGAAAacctgaagaaagaaaacaaaaagatgagTGAGCTCGAAAGACCTCTAGATTTCTTACAGCATCTCCCACTATTCTTCTTCTATCACTcccatatctctctctctaccaaTTTTGCCCAATTTTCCTGCTGTTGACAAGTACAAATGTAAACTAGAGCAGGCTGCTGATGTTTCCTACCTGTCTGCTTCCATCCCGAGGTCCAATCTGGAGCGTCCAGGCTGATAAAGTGTTAAACCCTTTGACTACACAACTCTCTGGAAACAGGTTGGCCAGCTGTTCGGCATTGGAAGGCCCGTCGTGAGTTATGGACAGCCCATTGCTGACGTCCACCAGAGTCTTTCCAGCTAGCGCCGGCTTTAGGCTCACCAGCGTGGAGTGGTGCTCAGGGAACACGGCGACAAAGACCAGGTCTGCCTGGCTGGCCACCTCCATCTGGGAGGTCACCTAGCagacatagagagaaagagtcaTGATGGAGCACATTAGAAGTATGTATGATAATCACAGGAATATTATTAGACATTAAAATTATTCTGTGTAGTTAAGTATCATGTGATGAACTAAACAATCATCCCAAAAATTATGAAACTCCTCATTTTTTGGAAAcggtacatttaatatttacgATTCCTCCTTTCACTTCAAGTTAAGCGTTCTCCCTAACAATAATTAACTCTTAATTCATCttaataaaaatctattttgttAAGTTAAGGAACGGTTAAACATTTTAGGAACTGTGCTGCCAAGAGTGAgctgagaagatcaataccactcttaTGAGCGTTTGTTAAACATGAAGCTAGAGCCAACaggcttagcttagcttagcataaatacTGGAAACAGTAACCAAAGCAAACCTCTAAAGCTCTTTAATTACCGATCATTGTAAATCTAGCTTGTTTAGACTATACAAAGACAATTATGTAAAACCAGTGTTTCccactgtttccagtcttttttAACTGAACGTTTTTGCTATTACTTTAATAAAAGTATATTAAAAATTGCCAATGTCAGCTAATCTTACATTAATCACATGAGAAAACTATGTATTCCAAGAACATTTTACCTCTATCATATGACCTATGTTATATATGTCAGGAGGAAACTGCCATAGAAAATACAAATTAGAGTAGAGATATTCTCCCACACATACAGGTTCATGCTGATACTGAAATGCATAAGAATACTCATTATCTTTTCCAAAAAAATACAGTTGagtataaatacaatataagtTAAATATagtataaaatataagatttaataaaaaaaacttctttaTGCTGTTATACTCTCACCTTTAACTAAGATTAGGCTATCTCTTATGTACAGCCCCAGTCAACAGTtaggacacaccttcccattcacttgaataagaCAGTGTGTATGTTAGGATACCAACAATAGCTATTATCCCTCGTGGTTAAAGTCCAAGTAAATACATGTATATAATTATCACCACAGggacagaaacaaaaacaccaattacatggtgagtgtgaatgtgtgtgtgtccgtatCACTACAGAAGACaggctgactctgtgtgtgtgtgtgtgtgtgtgtgtgtgtgtgtgtgtcacctcgGCCTCTTCGGGGAACAGAGCCACAGAGCGTTTGGGGGTCCGACTCCCCACTACCACTTGGTAGCCGGAGGCCACCAGCCTTCTGGTCAGCGAGCGGGAGAAGTCGCCCGTGCCCAGGATGCCAATCACAGGATCGCTGGGCTCACTCATGGAGGCTTCGAGGCGTCTGGAGCTCCCTCCTTCACCTCTCTCTCGGATTAAAGGCCGTGACATTTCATCAGGCATAGTGCACTGACAAATatagagaaaggagaaagggttATTCTTTTGCTTTAAGTGTGTTTGCATCCATCATCTGGTTCCTATAATATACAGTCAGGATATagaaacaagaataaaaagcaaaaaaaccccTCATAAGTCATAAATCTGCATTTATGTTGCTCTTGATACAACACTACTACTGTGAATTAGACATTTAAAAGCCAAAACTAGGATTCCTATTATGTGTCAGCTGTCATGTCCTACATCAGTAACTCTGCATTGTCAAAGCAGTGAGTGGTGACCCATTAATAGCATTAGTATAAATGGACACCCTAAATACAGTACAGCTACTACAGAAAACACCATAATATTAATCATTTCCTGCACAAACAAGTGTGGCATTCACTCACTGAGTATTTCCACACATCCGACACGCCTGACACATGGTACTTACATTAGCagtggaaacatttaaaaatgtcgaCTGAATTACAAACGCTGCTTTGGAGGTTATCTAGCTATATGCCGAATTAAGCCCAACAACATGACTACTCAGTAACAATTATAAGTAAAGTTTCATACTGTACTGAAGCTGAAAGATACGCgataaaacattaaattgcCAAAAATCCATATTGAGTCTCGCTTCAAAAGCAGAAAATCGCTTTCCAGCCACCTTGCTTGTTGTCCTTGGCTGAACTCGTGGAAACTTTTACCGCCGAATAAAGTTACTTTTCTAAACACACAGGACGACCGAGAAGGAGTAAGGAAGCTAATTTGTAGGTAAAATAGCAGCCCACGTTACATATTTGAGCTAGTGTTGGCTTTTAGAGCGACATTGGGACTTATTTACAGTTCCTCACTCACCCCGCTGCCTGAGCTGCTGCGCTTCTTCCTGATGAGATGACGCAACGGACCAATCCACGCCCTCGCCACGCCTCCACGTGTGTGCTGGAGATAAAGCAGAGACAGTGTGGCTATGGTGGGAACAGTGGCTTATGGATACAATACTGACACAGTGGCGGTTTTTGCAATGGGCACTGTGTGGGCAACCgaccagggcgcaatctacttgggggcgcacgaccgctctcaaaaaaaaaaaaaaaaaaaaaagtgcgtcctcaagtattaaaaaaaaatcgtttcCTAGAGTAATACctctcatttccacatcaagttggtgcaatgggcgatgaggcgcccctactatcacgtcaacttgctgcAGAGAGTCATGTATACTGGTGGTGTGTGGCAGAAGGAAAGGCAAATGGGGGggtcaacttgcgactgcagaggctgtgagcaggttgtgtgtgagtatcattctcagaggaaaagcaggagggaagaggggaggggggtgggtggggatatactgacctgtgatgattatgatcccaggccacacaacacaaactgctgcttccaaataaataataatacatttataaaattaatacagacccattatagctacatgtaagctATTGGGTTATGTggaaatgcaataaataaataaataaaatgcaaaaaaaagaaaaagaaaaagttttacatactatatttcatttattcaccttatttttgtgtggtgaaggatttgtgcaatttacattggtgttaacatactatatgtcatttatttatcttaatttctttctctactcttgttaatttttgtatttaataacatatgtaataaaataacataaatagtttaatattgtgcttgtgttgggggggggggggggggggggggggtggtccGCCTCTGACACTGTGACCTAGAAAACCACAGCAGACACCTGAAAAAGCACCTGAAGTGTGCATGTACTGACAAACAGAGTTGGGaatacagattactagttactctatttaaagtgaaatacgtaatgtaactatttcaagtTCAACTATATTACAGTCGattatttttgattattttttaatgatctaacaaatgttttcagctgttacgGTAActgtacccattaagcaccaacaTCTCAGTCCAGCTGTTGTTCATGGATActaacatgatttataagggaaaTCATTTCTTATAATGCTCATATAATAAAGATTTATCTCTGGtttgaaatgtattcattagttcatgtagattttgggatataaaataaagatatttgatcaaaaaatgtaaacatctaGCATGGGCTTAATTAATACTGTGATAACATTTAAGCCtgtgtcatgatttatttacaaaatattcaaaaatattgttttcaaagaattaaaaacagcaatatacagtaccaatcaaaagtttggacacactttctcattgatgtgaatgtgaaagtgtgtccaaacttttgactggtactgtatgtattcagtaatatgttaaatattaaaacattatgaggaaaaaccctcctgagcaaaatcttaaaggtgtgacttcagatgtaatctcctttgtaatcatccacattttcatcagtaactgtaacagattacagttacatttacttATACTGACTATAattaaataacataacattatGTAACTCATTACTCCCCAgcactgctaaaaaaaaagaatggattgccatgaaattcaATGCAGGTTCTTATAGTGCTCATGTGATGTATTCTTAAGATTTTGATTACTTTCCTCTactgccaccatgaggttgacatttgtggatttaagtgaaaacaacaaatattgGATGGTTGGTTCAAACATTCATTCTGATGTTAATGTATCCAATACTCAGCTAAATGAATGACATTCCCATTGCTGTTGATTCTTAGTCTTAGTAATACTTCAATATGTTCAGTTTATCTTTCAAATCAGTTGGCATTGTGTTGAAAAAAGAAGTTTAATCATACTCATATTCTCTTATTGTGAGCAGCTTTttgagaaccccccccccccccccccctccctcacttcctttttttccatgcATCTGCAGCTGTTGAACGGGTGTATTTGAAAAACTGGCCCTGGGaatagaagaacaaaaaaagcaaaatcgTGTTAAAAAGATGTCTGACCACAGGTTACATACTGTCAACATGACTTCATCATATCTGCCTTTGCCACTTGCAAAAGGTTGAATCTCTCCGGCTCGCAGCGCTGCATCAGTACCACGCTCAAatcacacacgtgcacacacacacatagcctacaccaggggggtcaaacatgcggcccgtgggccagaaccggcccgccgaggagtccaatccgacccactttccttcatgtgtttttttccttccttccttctctccatccatctttccttcctgtcttccctctttccttccttccttccctcttttcatccctccctcattccttctatctttccttcctccctttcttccctccctccttccttccatctttccttcctccctccttccttccttccttccttccttccttccctccctccctcttttcttccctccctcattccttctatctttccttcctccctttcttccttcattctgtccgtccttccttccttacctccttccgtccttccttcattctgtccttccctccttccctccatctttttaatgatccagcccacatgagatcatattgggctgtatgtggcccttgattgaaaacgagtttgacacccctggcctACACACATGTATACAGATGTGCTCTCCTACATTGTCTTTAACGCTGGAGCCAGGGCTAGTGCATTTTGTGGCCCCCGCTGTCATCATGAGCCTCGTGTTTGTTTACCACACTTCAGCTTGCAGTCCCTGACACACATATCTGATTTGTTGAGATTTTTCATTCAAGCGTATTGATCGCTGGTGTCTCCTGCTAAACCATTAATCTTACAAGTCAAATCAATTGGAGCTATTCTGATCCAGCGTGGACACATTTCAGCTTACAACCCTCTCTCTCTAAAACACGCCTGCTGATGTGgattgaaaatgttaaactaaCAATCAGCAGACGAGAAGATGTTTTAACCTTATCTGGCTTTTAATAAGCTTATTTAATCATGACTGACATCATTTAAATGGCGTGGATGATTACTACTGTGGCACAGGAGCAATGTCATGGTCATAAACGGTTAGCAGGAGACGGACAGGTACATCCATGTTAACATGTGACAAGACCTCACTGTCAAAACGTTATATGCAGGAGGACATTTCTCTCTAGGCTTTCAGGGGGCCGAGGTGTCTTCATCGCCCTTCATCAAGGATTGAGGTCACATGATGAGGCAGGAGCTGATGTTGCAAGTTCTCATCGTTGACATTTTTTGGCCTGAATAAATACAGTGTGCTCATCTGAAATGACTGATTCTCATCATCAATGCTTTTGTATACTCTTTATTAAAAGATAGATTACATTTTAGATGAattagagagggggggggggggcggggggtaaCCTTTTTGTCCCCTTTGTTAAAGAAGAATTTGAgtctgtatgctaaatatgaagctatgaGTTATATGTAGAGGAagactttgacattttgggagatACAATTAATCTACTTATATTGCAATCTATCAACAGCCTATATCATGTTCCCCTCTATGATATTAAACAAAATGAGTATTCGTCATGTTTCGATTTCTACTCAATTACACCCACTTTACCGATCAATTGATCTGTGTGCATGACAAAGCAGCCCTCTAACAGGCAGCGTGATAGGACGCGTGACAGAGCCGCAGGGAGGGATAAGCTCAGTAGCAGGCAGCAGTGCGTAAATGTGGACAGTGTGTCGTGCGTTGTTCACCATGGCCTAAAGACACAGTTCACTGTAGTAATCCTGAGTAAAGGTCATTTTTTCTGCAGTCATGTAGCAGTGTACTGTGCTCCGTTTGCCTTCCCGCGTgcttattttgaaagtttttgTTTCCCATGTGAATCATCCAGAAAAACGTGACATAACAAACTATATGACGTCTGCTGTCAGGTTCCTCAGATTT
The sequence above is drawn from the Scomber japonicus isolate fScoJap1 chromosome 24, fScoJap1.pri, whole genome shotgun sequence genome and encodes:
- the LOC128354344 gene encoding metalloreductase STEAP3-like isoform X2; amino-acid sequence: MPDEMSRPLIRERGEGGSSRRLEASMSEPSDPVIGILGTGDFSRSLTRRLVASGYQVVVGSRTPKRSVALFPEEAEVTSQMEVASQADLVFVAVFPEHHSTLVSLKPALAGKTLVDVSNGLSITHDGPSNAEQLANLFPESCVVKGFNTLSAWTLQIGPRDGSRQVFLCSDSSKAKKSVMQICRRMGFIPVDMGLLSSSLEIENLPLYLFPSWRIPVLCTLSLFIFFYLYNFVHDVLHPYVTTGKSNFYKMPIDTVNVTFPSVALVMLALVYLPGLCAAFLQLWWGTKYNRFPAWLDRWLTRRKQFGLCSFLCAALHAIYSLCLPMRKSARYKLISEALKKFKEGSEDVWIDEDVWRMELYVSVGIMALGLLSLLAVASLPSVSNTINWREFSFVQSTLGYCALCMATLHTLLFGWNRAFQASRYHFYLPPTFTLVLILPMTVVLGRLALFVPCVALRLRQIRRGWERNRNIRFTLPEDDCGNGLEDVSNV
- the LOC128354344 gene encoding metalloreductase STEAP3-like isoform X1 → MPDEMSRPLIRERGEGGSSRRLEASMSEPSDPVIGILGTGDFSRSLTRRLVASGYQVVVGSRTPKRSVALFPEEAEVTSQMEVASQADLVFVAVFPEHHSTLVSLKPALAGKTLVDVSNGLSITHDGPSNAEQLANLFPESCVVKGFNTLSAWTLQIGPRDGSRQVFLCSDSSKAKKSVMQICRRMGFIPVDMGLLSSSLEIENLPLYLFPSWRIPVLCTLSLFIFFYLYNFVHDVLHPYVTTGKSNFYKMPIDTVNVTFPSVALVMLALVYLPGLCAAFLQLWWGTKYNRFPAWLDRWLTRRKQFGLCSFLCAALHAIYSLCLPMRKSARYKLISEALKKFKEGSEDVWIDEDVWRMELYVSVGIMALGLLSLLAVASLPSVSNTINWREFSFVQSTLGYCALCMATLHTLLFGWNRAFQASRYHFYLPPTFTLVLILPMTVVLGRLALFVPCVALRLRQIRRGWERNRNIRFTLPEDDCGNGLEDVSNCFDQCQKRSSKSRDSLVPVCPLTV